One window from the genome of Candidatus Roizmanbacteria bacterium CG_4_9_14_0_2_um_filter_38_17 encodes:
- the metG gene encoding methionine--tRNA ligase subunit beta, with amino-acid sequence MDKITFEDFAKLDIRIGTIVEAEAVEGADKILKLVVDLGDEKRTIAAGIAEFYTPEELIGKQVPVLTNLEPRTFRGVESQGMILAAGDKEPILLHPDKVIANGTKLR; translated from the coding sequence ATGGATAAAATTACATTTGAAGATTTTGCAAAACTAGATATACGCATAGGCACCATTGTTGAGGCAGAGGCGGTTGAAGGAGCAGACAAAATACTAAAGCTGGTAGTGGATCTTGGAGATGAAAAACGAACTATTGCCGCAGGTATTGCAGAATTTTATACTCCCGAGGAGTTAATAGGAAAGCAAGTTCCAGTTCTAACAAACCTTGAACCAAGAACATTCAGGGGAGTAGAAAGCCAAGGAATGATTCTAGCAGCTGGTGATAAGGAACCTATATTACTTCATCCTGATAAAGTGATTGCCAACGGCACCAAGCTCCGCTAA
- the rpsF gene encoding 30S ribosomal protein S6, translating to MNEYELTFVLDPVLKKNDKDEIQSKIEDWIKSLKGKITKFEDMGIRELAYEINKNKQALYMFFTITGEANFDKIIQNRVKEDKRIWRYLLVKKINKIK from the coding sequence ATGAATGAGTACGAATTAACGTTTGTTTTGGATCCAGTATTAAAGAAAAATGATAAGGATGAAATTCAAAGCAAAATTGAAGATTGGATTAAGTCACTTAAAGGGAAAATAACAAAGTTTGAAGATATGGGTATTCGCGAGCTTGCTTATGAGATAAATAAGAACAAACAGGCACTGTACATGTTTTTTACTATCACAGGTGAGGCAAACTTTGATAAAATAATCCAGAATAGGGTTAAAGAAGATAAGCGCATCTGGCGTTATCTATTAGTTAAAAAAATAAACAAAATTAAATAA
- a CDS encoding single-stranded DNA-binding protein, whose product MASYSVNKVILIGNLTRDPELRYTAKGIPVCSFSIATSRNWTTPDGESREDTEFHNVVAWAKLAEICGNLLHKGRKVYASGRLQTRDWQPEDGVKRYKTEIVIDEMIALGANTGGQTTEGGKPEESKPEKPSPDKDEEKEQKNKTEENSKPGNEVINPDDIPF is encoded by the coding sequence ATGGCATCATACTCAGTAAACAAAGTTATTCTCATAGGAAATCTTACACGTGATCCAGAGCTTAGATACACAGCTAAAGGCATACCTGTATGTTCATTTAGCATTGCCACAAGTAGAAATTGGACAACGCCCGATGGAGAAAGCCGTGAAGATACCGAGTTTCATAACGTAGTTGCCTGGGCTAAGCTGGCAGAAATCTGTGGTAATTTACTCCACAAGGGAAGAAAAGTTTATGCTAGTGGCAGACTTCAAACTAGAGATTGGCAACCAGAGGATGGTGTTAAGCGCTACAAGACAGAAATAGTTATTGATGAAATGATTGCCCTCGGAGCAAATACTGGCGGCCAGACAACTGAAGGTGGTAAGCCAGAAGAGTCGAAACCAGAAAAACCTTCTCCTGATAAAGATGAGGAAAAGGAACAAAAAAATAAAACAGAAGAAAATTCTAAACCGGGGAATGAAGTTATAAATCCCGACGATATACCTTTTTAG
- the rpsR gene encoding 30S ribosomal protein S18 codes for MAKKNKKDTKRRHEKPDFPKFKLEMPDYKKPDFLRKFMTQRGKIVPASRSNVSATFQRKLRQEIIRARHLGYLPFVDK; via the coding sequence ATGGCAAAAAAAAATAAAAAAGATACCAAAAGACGGCACGAAAAACCAGACTTTCCAAAGTTTAAGCTTGAGATGCCAGATTACAAAAAACCCGACTTTTTACGCAAGTTTATGACACAGCGAGGTAAGATCGTACCCGCAAGCCGTAGTAACGTTAGCGCAACTTTTCAGCGAAAACTCCGCCAAGAAATAATCAGAGCTAGACACCTAGGATACCTGCCATTTGTAGATAAATAA